From Candidatus Manganitrophus morganii, the proteins below share one genomic window:
- the fliF gene encoding flagellar M-ring protein FliF yields the protein MADMFQQFNEQMTTTPLARKIALLLVLAATVAGGVVLWLWVQKPEFQILYTNLSSEDAASVVAKLKEGRIPYELSADSTAVSVPTERVHELRLQMAGQGLPQGGGVGFEIFDRNSFGTTEFVQKLNYRRALQGELSRTIGQLAEVSKARVHLVVPERTLFSERKEPSRASVVITLRAGKRLSEGQVQGIIHLVSSSVEGLSPQTVTVVDSHGQILSRPGDGSSPVQMTSAQLDYQKHLEKEIEGKIQSMLETVVGTGKAVVRVTSLLDLRQVEHTEEKFDPDTQVVRSEQRAQEELSGSSASAGSSGVPGVLSNVPPGTQAGSPAGATSTNNSQKKNEVINYEISKTVSRIIEPFGTIQKLSVAALVDGTYEAAEGDTPRKYLPRNAEEMAKLEELVKKAMGFSAERQDQVEVVNVPFESNALLDEETAAEEPAGNAFAQWLPFVRYGIGVVVGLIGFIFVVRPVLKALLAPSPTPVAYPPVRGQMSAPFGELPGAPGAEQMVQMARQNPQAATKVVKQWLKEK from the coding sequence ATGGCGGATATGTTTCAGCAGTTCAACGAACAGATGACCACCACCCCGCTGGCCAGAAAGATCGCCCTCTTGCTGGTTCTGGCGGCGACGGTTGCAGGCGGGGTCGTCCTCTGGCTTTGGGTGCAAAAACCGGAGTTTCAAATCCTCTATACCAACCTCTCTTCGGAGGACGCCGCTTCCGTGGTGGCCAAGCTGAAGGAAGGGCGCATCCCCTATGAGCTTTCGGCCGACAGCACCGCCGTGTCGGTTCCGACGGAGCGGGTCCATGAGCTTCGCCTTCAAATGGCGGGCCAGGGACTTCCGCAGGGAGGAGGGGTCGGGTTTGAGATCTTCGACCGGAACAGCTTCGGGACAACCGAATTCGTTCAAAAGCTGAACTATCGGAGGGCGCTTCAGGGAGAACTGAGCCGAACCATCGGCCAGCTCGCCGAGGTGAGCAAAGCGCGGGTTCATCTCGTCGTTCCGGAGCGAACCCTCTTCTCCGAACGGAAAGAGCCGTCGCGCGCCTCGGTCGTCATCACCCTTCGCGCCGGAAAACGGCTTTCCGAAGGGCAGGTTCAGGGGATCATCCACCTCGTTTCGAGCAGTGTGGAGGGATTGAGCCCTCAAACCGTTACGGTGGTCGACAGTCACGGCCAGATCCTCTCGAGACCGGGCGACGGATCGTCCCCCGTCCAGATGACCTCCGCTCAGCTCGATTACCAGAAGCATCTTGAAAAAGAAATCGAAGGGAAAATTCAGAGCATGCTTGAGACGGTCGTCGGGACCGGGAAGGCGGTGGTGCGGGTGACCAGTCTTCTGGACCTTCGCCAGGTCGAACACACTGAAGAAAAATTCGACCCCGATACACAGGTGGTGCGAAGCGAACAGCGCGCGCAGGAAGAGTTGAGCGGGAGCTCCGCCTCCGCCGGTTCGTCCGGCGTCCCCGGTGTTTTGTCCAACGTTCCTCCCGGGACGCAGGCGGGGTCCCCGGCCGGGGCCACCAGCACCAATAACTCGCAAAAGAAGAATGAAGTGATCAACTACGAAATCAGCAAAACGGTCAGCCGGATCATCGAGCCGTTCGGAACAATCCAAAAGCTCTCGGTCGCGGCATTGGTCGACGGCACCTATGAAGCCGCCGAGGGCGACACCCCCCGGAAGTATCTCCCGAGGAACGCGGAAGAGATGGCCAAGCTGGAGGAGCTGGTCAAAAAAGCAATGGGCTTCTCCGCGGAGCGGCAGGATCAGGTCGAGGTGGTCAATGTTCCTTTTGAATCCAACGCCCTCCTGGATGAAGAAACCGCCGCCGAGGAGCCGGCCGGAAACGCGTTCGCCCAGTGGCTTCCCTTCGTCCGCTACGGGATCGGCGTGGTCGTCGGGTTGATCGGCTTTATTTTTGTGGTTCGCCCCGTCCTCAAGGCGCTCCTCGCACCATCGCCGACGCCGGTCGCTTACCCTCCCGTCCGGGGACAGATGTCAGCTCCCTTCGGAGAACTGCCAGGTGCGCCCGGGGCGGAGCAGATGGTTCAGATGGCGAGACAAAATCCTCAGGCTGCAACGAAGGTGGTCAAGCAATGGCTCAAAGAGAAATAA
- the fliG gene encoding flagellar motor switch protein FliG, with protein sequence MMRKLTGADKTAILLMTLGEDLASEVLKHLDPKEIRKISGTIAKLSDISQEEVDSVLGEFAEQAGAGGGPKLGGRDYLQRVLTRALGQEKAAKVMEGFPAAEEAGLEELKWTEPKALADLLLAEHPQTVALILTHLDSTQGSQILSQFPEALRADIVLRMATLEEIPQGIMKEITEALQGELKLVSAPPGKKISGVKLVADLLNQVDQATEQAILASISQNNPELAEKINQLMFTFDDLIQLDDRGIQEMLKEVNKDSLAVALKAVKEEVKQKIFRNMSERAVSLLTEDMEVRGPVKVSEVEKTQQAILKIVRRLIDEGKIALGGKGDGDALV encoded by the coding sequence ATGATGCGGAAGTTGACCGGCGCCGATAAAACCGCGATTCTCCTGATGACCCTGGGGGAGGACCTTGCCTCGGAGGTCTTGAAGCATCTCGATCCGAAAGAGATCCGGAAGATCAGCGGGACCATTGCGAAACTCTCCGACATCTCCCAGGAGGAGGTCGATTCGGTCTTGGGTGAATTTGCAGAACAGGCGGGGGCGGGGGGGGGCCCGAAGCTGGGGGGAAGAGATTATCTGCAACGGGTCTTGACGCGAGCACTGGGCCAAGAAAAGGCGGCCAAGGTGATGGAAGGCTTCCCCGCCGCCGAAGAGGCCGGGCTGGAGGAATTGAAGTGGACCGAGCCGAAGGCATTGGCCGACCTCCTTCTCGCCGAGCACCCGCAGACGGTGGCCCTCATCCTCACCCACCTCGATTCCACCCAAGGAAGCCAAATCCTCAGCCAATTCCCGGAAGCGCTTCGCGCCGACATCGTCCTCCGGATGGCGACGCTGGAAGAGATCCCGCAGGGAATCATGAAGGAAATTACGGAAGCCCTTCAGGGGGAATTGAAACTGGTCAGCGCCCCTCCCGGAAAGAAGATCTCGGGGGTGAAGCTGGTCGCCGATCTCTTGAATCAGGTCGATCAAGCCACCGAGCAAGCGATTTTGGCCTCGATCTCCCAAAACAACCCGGAGCTGGCCGAAAAAATAAACCAATTGATGTTTACTTTCGACGACCTGATTCAGCTCGACGACCGGGGCATCCAAGAGATGCTCAAAGAGGTCAACAAGGATTCTCTCGCCGTTGCATTGAAGGCGGTCAAAGAAGAGGTCAAGCAGAAGATCTTCCGGAACATGTCCGAGCGGGCGGTGTCGCTCCTCACCGAAGATATGGAAGTGCGCGGACCGGTCAAGGTCAGCGAAGTGGAAAAGACGCAGCAGGCGATCCTCAAGATTGTCCGGCGGTTGATCGACGAAGGGAAAATCGCACTCGGAGGAAAGGGAGATGGAGACGCACTTGTCTAA
- a CDS encoding FliI/YscN family ATPase, which produces MKPATAKYLDQLQGIDPAPPYGRVSQAIGLVLEGHASISAIGEVCEISSLGIGTRLLAEVVGFRENKVLLMPLGELAGIGPGSSIVSRGHQATAAVGESLLGRVIDGLGNPIDGKGPLKETETHPLYLSPPNPLERQRITRPLDLGIRAINGLLTCGSGQRMGIFAGSGVGKSVLMGMIARFTAADVNVIALIGERSREVKEFIEKDLGEEGLRRSVVVVATSDQPPLVRRRGAFLSMTIAEYFRNRGGQVLLMMDSLTRLAHAQREIGLAIGEPPTTKGYTPSVFALLPKFLERAGTGTGTGTITGLFTVLVEGDDLNDPIPDAVRAILDGHIVLSRELAAQNQYPAIDLLNSTSRVMIDLINPDHLELARSFSDLMANYKKVEDLINIGAYKPGSNPKVDQALARWDRIQAYLRQQINEKVDFQESLQALRKVVRE; this is translated from the coding sequence ATGAAACCGGCGACGGCAAAATACCTCGACCAGCTCCAAGGAATCGATCCGGCCCCTCCCTATGGACGGGTTTCTCAGGCGATCGGTCTGGTTCTCGAAGGGCATGCCTCGATCTCCGCCATCGGCGAAGTGTGCGAGATCTCCTCCCTCGGGATCGGAACACGTCTCCTGGCGGAGGTGGTCGGCTTTCGCGAGAACAAGGTTTTATTGATGCCCCTCGGAGAGCTCGCCGGGATCGGTCCGGGAAGCTCCATCGTCAGCCGCGGGCATCAAGCGACCGCGGCGGTCGGGGAAAGTCTGTTGGGAAGGGTCATCGATGGTCTCGGAAACCCGATCGACGGAAAGGGTCCTTTGAAGGAGACCGAAACACACCCGCTTTACCTCTCCCCGCCCAACCCCCTCGAACGGCAACGGATTACCCGCCCGCTGGACCTCGGAATCCGAGCCATCAACGGACTGCTTACCTGCGGGAGCGGGCAGCGGATGGGGATCTTCGCCGGCAGCGGCGTCGGAAAGAGTGTCCTGATGGGAATGATCGCCCGATTCACCGCCGCCGACGTGAACGTCATTGCATTGATCGGCGAGCGCAGCCGAGAGGTCAAAGAGTTCATCGAGAAAGACCTTGGAGAAGAGGGGCTTCGGCGTTCGGTCGTTGTGGTTGCCACCTCCGACCAACCCCCGCTTGTCCGCCGCCGGGGGGCGTTCCTCTCCATGACGATCGCCGAATATTTTCGAAACCGGGGGGGTCAGGTTCTCCTGATGATGGATTCGCTCACCCGCCTCGCCCACGCGCAGCGGGAAATCGGTCTCGCGATCGGGGAGCCGCCGACGACGAAGGGGTATACCCCCTCCGTTTTCGCCCTTCTCCCGAAATTTCTTGAACGGGCCGGCACCGGCACCGGCACCGGAACAATCACCGGTCTCTTCACCGTCCTGGTCGAAGGGGACGACCTGAACGATCCGATCCCCGACGCCGTCCGCGCGATTCTGGACGGGCACATCGTTCTCTCGCGTGAACTGGCGGCGCAAAACCAATACCCGGCGATCGATCTTCTCAACAGCACCAGCCGCGTGATGATCGATTTGATCAATCCGGATCATCTGGAGCTGGCGCGGAGTTTCTCCGATCTGATGGCGAATTACAAAAAGGTAGAAGATCTCATCAACATCGGCGCCTATAAACCGGGAAGCAATCCGAAAGTCGATCAGGCGCTGGCCCGATGGGATCGGATCCAGGCGTATCTTCGTCAACAAATCAATGAAAAGGTCGATTTCCAGGAAAGCCTTCAGGCGCTGCGGAAAGTCGTCAGAGAGTGA
- the fliJ gene encoding flagellar export protein FliJ: protein MPRYQSKLDAVLRQRKRREGEVQEEFIEMKHDLDTAQDQLHRLHRELESALKDLAEQQVKGIAPGELDLYYRLIKHQHDRLEERRKALQHLADRCEKKREDLLEATREKKVVEKIEEKRKDLYLKELEKKERNLLDELAGRPKRESP, encoded by the coding sequence ATGCCCCGATACCAGTCAAAATTAGACGCCGTTCTTCGACAGCGGAAGCGTCGCGAGGGAGAGGTTCAAGAAGAGTTCATTGAAATGAAACACGACCTCGACACGGCGCAAGATCAGCTCCATCGCCTTCACAGGGAATTGGAATCGGCTCTGAAAGATCTGGCAGAGCAGCAGGTAAAGGGGATCGCTCCCGGCGAGCTCGATCTTTATTATCGCCTCATCAAGCATCAGCACGATCGGCTGGAAGAGCGGCGGAAAGCCCTCCAGCATCTCGCCGATCGATGCGAGAAAAAACGGGAGGACCTGCTTGAAGCAACCCGCGAGAAAAAAGTGGTGGAAAAAATAGAGGAAAAAAGAAAAGATCTCTATTTAAAAGAGCTCGAGAAAAAAGAAAGGAATCTTCTCGATGAATTGGCCGGGCGGCCGAAGCGGGAGTCGCCATGA
- a CDS encoding HDOD domain-containing protein translates to MNTEQPPQAIIVCPHCRHEIALQVNKVPTAPPAVGTSSNEKRDEKAVPAEPVLTVKKVIDELIEKRPSPAEAQPVVKSEDAKRGEERLRTLVAEKMSDSNFQVPPIPQVADRILLMGYNASSMDLAKIIANDQAITSNIIRIANSTYYGGAYKFDSLPTAITRIGLDQVRILVLGFSMLSKEFVGGFYREECRRLNQHAVACAYLAALLAELTGLKEREDAFMGGLLHDIGKLIIYTALNEEAQKQKKRAWLDREWNDKDLEVVLTDYHCNAGSFVAATWKLQSWLREVIRHHHTFHQATERPQLVALVALANRYCHRLGLGCPAEEIDVFAEGLGEAAHFSKENESRLLERLDRIQDLLKQISL, encoded by the coding sequence ATGAATACGGAGCAGCCCCCACAGGCAATCATTGTCTGTCCCCACTGCCGTCATGAAATCGCGCTTCAGGTCAATAAAGTACCGACCGCGCCGCCTGCCGTCGGAACCTCCTCCAATGAAAAGCGAGACGAAAAAGCGGTTCCTGCCGAGCCGGTTCTTACTGTGAAAAAGGTGATTGATGAGCTGATCGAGAAACGTCCGAGTCCGGCCGAAGCCCAACCGGTTGTAAAAAGCGAAGATGCAAAACGGGGAGAGGAGCGACTCAGGACGCTTGTCGCCGAAAAAATGAGCGACAGCAACTTCCAGGTTCCGCCGATCCCCCAGGTGGCCGACCGAATCCTGCTCATGGGCTACAACGCCAGCTCAATGGATCTCGCCAAGATCATCGCCAATGATCAAGCGATTACTTCCAATATTATTCGGATTGCGAACTCGACCTATTATGGAGGGGCTTACAAGTTCGATTCTCTTCCGACGGCGATCACGCGAATCGGGCTCGATCAGGTTCGAATCTTGGTGCTCGGATTTTCCATGCTCTCGAAGGAGTTTGTCGGAGGGTTTTATCGAGAGGAGTGCCGCCGGCTCAATCAGCATGCCGTCGCTTGCGCCTACCTCGCAGCCTTGCTCGCCGAGTTAACAGGCCTGAAGGAGAGGGAGGATGCCTTCATGGGGGGACTGCTGCATGATATTGGAAAGCTGATCATCTACACGGCGTTGAATGAAGAGGCTCAAAAACAGAAGAAGCGGGCATGGTTGGATCGGGAGTGGAATGATAAGGATCTGGAAGTGGTTCTCACTGATTATCATTGTAACGCGGGCAGCTTTGTTGCCGCCACCTGGAAGCTGCAGTCCTGGTTAAGGGAAGTGATCCGTCATCACCACACGTTTCATCAGGCGACCGAACGGCCGCAACTGGTGGCGTTGGTCGCTCTGGCCAACCGGTACTGTCACCGTCTCGGTTTAGGGTGTCCTGCAGAGGAAATTGATGTGTTTGCGGAGGGGCTGGGGGAGGCGGCGCACTTCTCAAAAGAAAACGAGAGCCGTCTCCTTGAGCGTCTCGATAGAATCCAAGACCTTTTAAAACAAATCTCTTTATGA
- a CDS encoding DsrE family protein: MARYLIVDSRDLTEYTNGRYIQKVASKLKEDGNEVTLFLIENGVIAARKGGDIGKNLTDLSKRGAKVMVDDISCKARGVAQLADGVTQSNVDQLADLITEGSDKVIWY, encoded by the coding sequence ATGGCTCGTTATCTCATCGTCGATAGCCGTGATTTGACGGAATATACGAACGGCCGCTATATCCAGAAGGTGGCCTCCAAATTAAAAGAGGATGGAAATGAGGTGACCCTTTTCCTGATCGAAAACGGCGTCATCGCCGCTCGAAAAGGGGGGGATATCGGGAAGAATCTGACCGACCTCTCGAAGCGAGGCGCCAAAGTCATGGTCGACGATATCTCGTGCAAGGCCCGCGGCGTCGCACAGCTTGCCGATGGAGTGACCCAGTCGAACGTCGATCAGTTGGCGGACCTGATCACGGAGGGATCGGATAAGGTCATTTGGTATTAA